AAGCCTTCTGGACCGCGCAGGGCGGCGGAGCGCTGTTCGGTGACGGAGAATCCCCGGCGGATATGCCGCCCGCGGAACGACCGGCGCCGAGCAAGGCCAAGAAACCGGAAGGCCCCCGACAGCTAACCCTTCCCACATCGTGAGGAGGTGCGCATGGGTTCGGACATGACCTGCAGGGCGATGGAAGACATTTCGCTGCGCAACGACGCCGGCCACGACATCGCATTCAAGGGGCGCCTGTTCTCCGAATGCTCGTGGTACGACGACGAGACCGGCGTGCTCACCCGCCAGAAGCTCTACGTCACCGAAGACAACGAGCAGATCTACTACATCGTTTCCGGCAGCGGTGCCGCGCGCAGCCGCCGTGCCTACCGCCTGCGCGTGGAAGGTGACCGTTGCGTCATCAATAACGGCGCGTGCGACATGTCCATGCAGCTCGACATGCTGCTGCTGGCCGTGCGCGGCCTGTGCGGGCTTGATGCCGCACCTTCCGACGCGGCCCTGCTGGCCAGCGTGGAAGAGACGCTGAAGGCCGCCAACGGCTAAGGCCGCCCCATCCCCTTGCGCGAATTTCGGGCGCGCACCTTCCGGCAGTGGTCGGAGGGTGCGCGTTTTGCGTTTTCTGGCGCACGCATGCGTCATGGGGCAGTGGCACGGCGGGCAGTGGCACGGCGGGCAGGGGCTTCGTCTCCGGCACGGGGGATGCCCGGCGTCGATTCGGACACGCGCGTGTTCCCCGCGCGAGTGAAACGACGGTCCGGTCCGGTCGTCATGCCGTGGACCTGCGCGAGAACCCCGGCACAGAACCCGCGCCCGTTGCGGCGGCGGGCCGGTCTTTCATCGGGGTTGCCTTTTCCGACAGATAATGTTCCTGTCACAATGTCCGGGTATCTTTTGCCGACAGTGTCCGGATTTGCGCCGGGCACCATGGAGGAAGCCATGGCATTGACCAAGCAGTTCCTGAAGGGCAGGCCCGCCTGCAAGGTGAAGTTCCGCTTGGAGGCGGACGAGGTGGGACAGGCCACCGAGGTGTACCTTGTGGGCGAATTCAACGATTGGGACGAACGGGCCACCCCCATGCGCCGTCTGAAGGACGGCGGGTTCACCGCAGAGGTGGAACTGGAGACGGGGCGTGAATACCGCTTCCGCTACCTGCTGGCGGGCGGCGCTTCCGGCTGGCTCAATGACGGCCGGGCCGACAGCTACGAGTACTGCCCCTTCGCGGGGACCGACAATTCGCTGGTGAGCGTCTAGGCATCCGCCCGGCAGGGCGGCCCTTGCGCCGCCCGTTCCGCCGGGTGGGGACGCTTCGCGCCCTTCGCCTTTCTCCATCCGCCGCCGTCTTCGGTTCGGTCCGAAGTGCGTGCGCCCGTGAACGAGTTCCGTGGGCGCACGTCCTGCGGTCACGCGTCCGGTGCAACGCGTGCCCCTGTGTCGGGCTGCCGCGCCGTCCGCCGGGAATTTCCTCTTGTGCTGGCGTGAATGTTTCACGGCTCTCCTTGCCAACCTCCCGAAACGGTTATAGCATTGGTGTAATCAACCGGCCGGGGGGCGGGTCGCCGTGAGCATGCAGGGGCGGAAGGTCCATGTCGCAGACCGCAGCGCAGAGCATCAGGGATTTCGACTTGCTCGAAATGCCCATGGAAGGGGTGGCCGCCTACTGGCTCTCCCTGAAGAAGCTGGTGGGCAACCGCCGCAACTTCAAGGGGTTGGACCAGGAGGCGGAGTTCACCTCCGAACCTTTCGTGCGGCATCTGCTGGAGATCACCTTCAGCGGCGACATGGACGAAGAGCGCATACGCCGTTGCGCCGCCGCGCGGGGTGACCTGCTGCGCGGCGAACTGGAGCGGCGGCTGGACCTGATGCGCGTGGCCGTCCTGGACGTGGCCGGGGGCGAAAACCCCCTGCGCACCATGGCCCGCATCGCTGCCCGGTATCCCGTTCCGCCCATCACCACCGAAAAGGCACTGGGCTACGCCCAGGAACTGTTGCGCCAGGCCGGGGAAAAGCCCCCCGCCGAACGGTTCTTCGACGTGTCCCACCGCTTGCAGGACGACAGGCTTGTGGTGGCCCTGCTGTTCTACGTCCTGCTTTCCCGCCATCATGGCAGAATGGCCTGCCGTCCTTTCCTGGAGCATCTGGGCTCGCGTTTCTTTGCCGACGGCATGGCCCTGGTGGCTGACGGCTTCGACGTGCCTTTCGTACGCAAGTGGTTGAAGAAACACAAACAGGTGTTGCTGGACGACGTGCGCGACAAGATGTCCATGTCGGTGGAACTGGCCCTGGGCATCAAGGCCCGGCTGGGCTACGACGACGTGTTCCGCATTGCGCGTTCCTACATGCGCTAGGGGCGGTTCCCTTCCGGAATACTCTTCGCGGGCGACAAGGGACAACAGGGCGCAGCAGGCCGCGACAAGGGGCGACAGGGCGTAACAGGGCGTAACGGGGCGTAACGGGGCGCAGCAGGGGGCACCAACGCAGGGGGTGGACCATGGCGGGCAACGGCGGGGGCGGGGCGCAACGGCCAGGGGTCCGATTGCTGCGACTGGTCCAGGGGGCCGCGCTGGGGCTTGGCGCACCGCTGGGCTGGCAGGTGCTGCGCTGGCTGTTCGATCTTACGCCCATCCATCCCCGGTACGAACTGGTGCTCAACGTGTACATGGCGGTGGGCGGGGTGCTGGTGTTCGCCGTGTTCGGCTACCATCTGGGCCGCAAGGAACAGCGCCTGGAACGGCTGACCCTGGTGGACCCCCTGACCTCGCTGTACAACCGCAGGTATTTCGAGCTGATGCTGGAAACGGAGTTCGCCCGGCACCTGCGCGACGGCACCGACCTTTCGCTGCTCATGCTCGACCTTGATCACTTCAAGCAGGTCAATGACACCTGGGGCCACCAGGAAGGCGACCAGGTGCTGATGACCCTGGCGGGCATCCTGCGCGCGGGCCTGCGTGCCCAGGACGTGGCCGCGCGGGTGGGCGGCGAGGAATTCGCCGTGATCGTACCCGGCGTGGGCGGCGCGGGTGCCCTGGCCGCCGCCGAGCGGTTGCGCATTGCCGTGCGCGACGGCATTTTCCTGGTGGGGCCGGGCACGCGCATTCCGGTGCGCATCTCCATCGGCGTGGCCAGTACCGAACGGCTGGCCGTTTCCGGCCCCACGGAGTTGTTCCGCCTGGCGGACGACGCCCTGTACCGGGCCAAGGGGCTGGGGCGCGACCGGGTGGAACCCGCGTGGCCGGGCGGCGCCGAGGACCAGTTGGGTCCCTGCTGAGGGCGTCGGTTGCATTGTATCGTGTCGGCATGGCCGCCATCAGGGTCATTGGTACGGCGTGGACCACGCATCGTCCGATGCCTGCGTGGTCCCGGTTGCTCCCGTCGCTTCCGGTCCCCCCGGTCCTCCCGGTTGGCCCGGTTGGCCCGGTTGGCCCGGTTGGCCCGGTTGGCCCGGTTACCCAGATTGCCATGACGCCGCGAAATGTTCATGGTACAGGGCTGCGGGGCGTCGACGGCCTTCCGCCCGCGCGGCCACGAGCCCACGCGCACGGCCCGGCACCAGCCGGACCACACGCGAATCCGGCCATATTCCGGTCACCCCCGCTCATGACATCCCCCCACGGAGGACTCCCACGCATGCAATCCCACGGGTTCGATCTCGTTTTCGAGCGCACCGTCCATGAACTGAACAGCCGCATCCGCCTGTGGCGCCACGGCGCTACCGGCGCGCAACTGCTTTCCTGCTGCAACGCCGACGAGAACAAGGTCTTCGGCGTCACCTTCCGCACGCCCCCGTCCGACTCCACCGGGGTGGCGCACATTCTTGAACATTCGGTGCTCTGCGGGTCGGAAAAGTACCCGGTCAAGGAACCCTTCGTGGAACTGCTGAAGGGTTCGCTGCAAACCTTCCTGAACGCCTTCACCTATCCGGACAAGACCTGCTACCCGGTGGCCTCGGCCAATCTGCAGGATTTCCGGAACTTGGTGGACGTGTACCTCGACGCGGTGTTCTTCCCGCGCATCACGGAAGAAATCTTCCGGCAGGAAGGCTGGCACATCGAGGCCGAGGTGCCGGAAGGCCCCTTTGCCTACAAGGGCGTGGTCTACAACGAGATGAAGGGCGTGTATTCCTCGCCGGAATCCATCCTGTCCGAGCAGTCGCAGCAGGCGCTGTTCCCGGACATCACCTACGGGCTCGATTCCGGCGGCAACCCAGAACACATCCCCGACCTGACCTACGAGCAGTTCGCCAACTTTCACGCCACCTACTACCACCCCAGCAATGCCCGCTTCTTCTTCTGGGGCGACGACCCGGAAGAGGACCGGCTGGCCTGCCTGACCGCTGTGCTGGCGCGCTTCGAGCGCATCGAGGCGGATTCCGCCGTGCCCTTGCAGCCCCGCTCGGACACGCCGCGCATGCTCGAAATCCCCTACGCCGCCTCCGAGGGCGACGACCGGGGCATGGTGACCATGAACTGGCTGCTGTGCGAAACCGCCGACGTGGAACGCAACTTCGCCTTCGAGATGCTGGAGCACATCCTGCTGGGCCTGCCCGGCTCGCCCCTGCGGCGCGCGCTGATCGAATCGGGCCTGGGCGAGGACGTGGCGGGCGTGGGGCTGGAAAGCGACCTGCGGCAGATGTATTTTTCCGTGGGGCTCAAGGGCATCGAGCCGAAGACCGCATCCGACGTGGAAATGCTGATCATGGAAACCCTGGCCGACCTGGCCGAGGACGGCCTGCCCGCCGACGCCGTGGAAGCCGCCGTGAACAGCGTGGAATTCGCCCTGCGCGAGAACAATTCCGGCCGCTACCCGGTGGGCCTTTCGGTGATGGTGCGCAGCCTGACCACCTGGCTGTATGACGGCGACCCGCTGGCCCTGCTGCAATGGGAAGCACCGCTGGCGGCCATCAAGGCGCGCATTGCCTCGGGCGAGCGGTACTTCGAAGGGCTGATCCGCGAATGGCTGCTGGACAACCAGCACGTGGCCACGGTGCTGCTGACCCCGGACCGCACGCTGGCCGACCGGCGCGAGGGCGCCGAGGCCGCCGGGCTGGAGGCGTACCGCCAGGGCCTGCGCCAGTGCGAGCGGGTGGCCCTGGTGGAGGAAACCCGCGCCCTGCGCAGCCTGCAGGAGGCCCCGGACAGCCTGGATGCCCTGGCCACCATCCCCGGCCTGAAGCTGGAAGACCTGCCGAAGGAAAACCGCCCCATCCCCAGCGAGGACAGGCAGGCGGGCGCCGTGCCCGTGCTGTTCCACGACCTGGACACCTCGGGCATCGCCTACACCGAAACCCTGTTCGACCTTTCGACCGTGCCCGCTTCCCTGGTGCCCCTGGTGCCGCTGTTCGGGCGCGCCCTGTTCGAAATGGGCACCACCAAGCGCGACTTCGTGGACCTTGGCATGCGCATCGCCCGCAAGACCGGCGGCATGGATGCGGATACGCTGTTCGCCACCACCCTGGGCGCGCGGCAGCCCGTGGCGCAACTGGTGGTGCACGGCAAGGCCACCTTCGACAACGTGCCCGCGCTGTACGACCTGCTGTCCGAAGTGCTGCTGGAAGCGAAATTCGACGACCGCGAGCGCTTCCAGCGCATGGTGCTGGAAGAAAAGGCCCGCCAGGAGCACGTGCTGGTGCCGTCCGGCCACGGCATCGTCATGGCCCGGCTGCGCGCGGGCTACAATGCGGCGGGCTGGCTGGACGAGGCCACCTCCGGCGTGTCGTACCTGGCCTTCCTGCGCACCCTTGCGGAACGTCTGGAAAAGGACTGGGACGGCGTGCTGGCCGACCTTGCGGCACTGCGCGCCCTTGTGGTGCGCCGTTCCGGCTGCCTGATGAACCTTACCGCCAATGCCGAGGGCGCGAGCATGGTGTCCGGCCCGGCCGCCACCCTTGCCGCCGCGCTGCCCGATGCGCCTGCCGCGTCTGCGGTGGCCGGGTGGCACTTCCACGGCACCCCGGCAGAGGCCGAGGCGCTGGTCATGCCCGCCCAGGTCAACTACGTGGGCAAGGCGGCGGACCTGTACGGCCTTGGCTACACCTATCACGGGTCGGCCAACGTGGTGTTCAAGCACCTGCGCATGGCCTTCCTGTGGGACAGGGTGCGCGTGCAGGGCGGGGCCTACGGCGCGTTCTGCGCCTTTGACCGGGCCAGCGGCCTGCTGACCCAGGTTTCGTACCGCGACCCCAACGTGGCCGCCACGCTGGACGTGTACGACGCCACGGCGGACTACCTGCGCCGCGTCTCGCTGTCGTCCACGGAACTGGCCAATGCCATCGTGGGTGCCATCGGCGACGTGGACAGGCACATGCTGCCCGACGCCAAGGGCTCCGCCGCGCTGTACCGCAGCCTGGTCGGTGATTCCGAGGCGGCACGCCAGCAGATGCGCGACGAAATCCTTTCCACCACCAACGACCACTTCCGCGCCCTGGCCGAGGTCATGGCCGAGGCGGCCCGCACGGGCCGGGTGGCGGTACTGGGCGGTGCCGCGCTGGAACGCGTGGCCGGGGAGAAGGGGTGGCGCGTGGAGCGGGTGCTCTAATCCGTGGGCTCTGGCCGGTCTGTGGCGGGCGCCGTTGTTCCCGCCAACGCAACGGCCCTGTTGCGCTGGCCGGTCACACGGTATAGGAACAGCCAGACCACGCCCCACATCGCGAGGAAACCCATGAAGCAAGCCATAGACGTGTTTCACGAGTACATCGCCCGCAACGGCCTGAAGGTAACGCCGCAGCGCATGCTCATCGTCGAGGTGTTCATGAGCGCGGGCGGTCACCTGACCACCGAGGAACTGTACGAGCGGGTGAAGGCCACGGATCCTTCCGTGGGCCAGGCCACGGTGTACCGCACCATGAAGTTGCTGTGCGATTCCGGCCTGGCCAAGGAAGTGCACTTCGGCGACGGAGTGGCCCGTTACGAGCAGAAGTACGGCAGCAAGCACCACGACCATCTCATCTGCGAAGCCTGCGGAGAGAACATCGAGGTGCTGGACGACGAGATAGAGCGGTTGCAGGAAGACCTGGCGCGCCGCCACGGCTACGTGCTGACCTCGCACCGCATGTACCTGTTCGGGGTGTGCGGCAAGTGCCGCTCGGACGGCAAGCGCCGCCCCCCCCGCGAAGACTGAGCACCGCTCCGTCTCCGCCACCCTGTCCCCCAGTCCGTTTCCGGTCGCTTGGCCGGTCATGGGGCCGCTGCATGCCGCAGATCACGGGCCGTCCTTCGGGGCGGCCCGTTTGCGTTGCATACCCGTGGAGGCACCAAGGCATGCAAAGATGAGTTTGCGTTGATAACTTTTGTTTTCACATCGGGCGACGAGGGTGTTCTGTAACATGCCGGGATAGAACGAAAGATGCTTTCCGGGCGGTCTGGCACGCCTCTTGATTAAGAGGGTGCGCACGCCCTCCGCACTGCCGGCGGAGGTGGCAAACCGCAAGGAGGAGCACTTTAGCATGGCAACCAACGACAACAACGTCGTCGTCGACCACGGGCACTCGCGCCTGTCCGACCTGTGGACCAAGGAAGATTACTGGGCCATCTGGCTCGGCTTCGCCATCATCATCGCGGGCATTTGCGTCTACCTGCTGAATCCCCCGGCGGAATACGGCGAAAAGATCGCCAAGGCCAACGCCGTCATGGCCGCCGAGGCGCAGCGCGCCCCGTTCAAGACCCTTGCCTACTACAAGGCCCAGGATGACAAGTCCAAGGTCAAGGCCATGGACAGCCCCACCGGCAAGGCCATTTCCGCCTTCCTGAAGACCCCGGGCGGGTGGAGCGACAATCCCCTCGATTCCTTCCACGTGAGCAAGGAAGCCGCCGACGCCAAGGCCGCCGCCAATGCCGAGAAGGCCGTGGAAGCCAAGACCAAGGCCGATGCCGCCCTGGCCGCCGCCGTGGCCGCCGAGACGGCCGCAGCCGACGCCGCCTTTGCCGACGCCAGCCTGAACGACGGGGCCAAGGCCAAGATCGCCGAATGGCGCGCCGCTGCCGCCAAGGCCAAGTCCGCCGCCGACAAGGCCAAGTCCAAGCCCATGAACCTGCTGACCAGCCTGCCGTTGCTCATGGTGGGCATGGGCCTGTTCTTCGCCATCGGCATGAAGTTCATGGGCAAGTCGGTACCCGGCTTCCTGATGGGCTTCATCGGCGTGTTCGCGGTGGCGTGCCTGGCCACCATGATGGGCAGCCAGGCCACCATGAAGTACTGGGGCATCGGCACCGAGGCGTGGGCCATCATCATCGGCATGCTCATCGCCAACACCGTGGGCACGCCCAAGTGGATCAAACCCGCCCTGGAAGTGGAATACTTCATCAAGACCGGCCTTGTGCTGCTGGGCGCCGAAGTGCTGTTCGACAAGATCATCGCCATCGGCATTCCCGGCATCTTCGTGGCCTGGGTGGTCACCCCCATCGTGCTCATCTGCACCTTCATCTTCGGCCAGCGCATCCTGAAGATGGAATCCAAGACCCTGAACGTGGTCATCTCGGCCGACATGTCGGTGTGCGGCACCTCTGCCGCCATCGCCACCGCCGCCGCGTGCCGGGCCAAGAAAGAGGAACTGACCCTTTCCATAGGTCTTTCGCTGGTGTTCACCGCCATCATGATGATTGCCATGCCCGCCTTCATCAAGGCCGTGGACATGCCGCAGATTCTCGGCGGCGCCTGGATGGGCGGCACCATCGACGCCACCGGCGCGGTGGCCGCTGCGGGTGCCTTCCTGGGTGAAAAGGCCCTGTACGTGGCCGCCACCATCAAGATGATCCAGAACGTGCTGATCGGCGTCACCGCCTTCGGCGTGGCCGTGTACTGGTGCACCCGCGTGGAATGCCGCGAGGGGCATTCCGTGGGCGTGGGCGAAATCTGGCACCGCTTCCCCAAGTTCGTGCTGGGCTTCCTGGCCGCGTCGATCGTCTTCTCGCTGATCAGCGGCAGCCTTGGCCCGGACATGGGCAAGGCCCTGCTTGACCAGGGCGTGCTGAAGGGCCTTACCGCCTCCGCGCGCGGCTGGTTCTTCTGCTTGGCCTTCACCGCCATCGGCCTTGCCACCAACTTCCGCGAACTGGCCCACTACTTCAAGGGCGGCAAGCCGCTCATCCTGTACGTGTGCGGCCAGAGCTTCAACCTGGTGCTTACCCTGGCCATGGCCTACGTCATGTTCTACATCGTGTTCCCCGAGATAACCGCAAAGATCTAGGGGACATGTCGGAGCCCGTCCCTTTCCGCGGGGGCGGGCTCCCCCTTCAGGGAGCCTTCATGCGACAAGCGTTGGGTCATACCATCATTGGGCGGCTTGCCGCCCTTGGCGTTTCCGTGGCGGTGCTGTGGGTGTTGTTTTTCGTTGCCGGTCCGCTCGTTGTGGCGCACCTGCCCGCGTTGCAGCACTATGGCGAGGTGCAGGACATCTACGGCATCCGCAGCGGGCAGCTGTACTACACCGATGTCGAGATGTCGCAGCAGGCGGAAATCAATTCCCGCTCCACCTGGCGGTTTACCCCCACGGGGCCCACGGTGGCCGGGCGTGGCGGGGCACAGGAGGCGGCCAGCCCGGCTGGCAGGCCCGTGGCAGCCGTACCCGCATCCGGAGCCTCCGGTACGGCCAACTGAAACCGCAAGGCCGCAGGCTTCCGGCTGGCGGCCTTCCCGGCGGGCCGCGCAGGCCCGGGGCTTTCGGCGTGTCCGGTGTTTCTTGACGGGGGCCATGGCGGCGGCTAGGCTGACGCACCCCCACATCACAACGAGGCGGTCGGAGCCTCCGGCCGTTCCCGCCCATGTACATTCCAAAACCGCACACCCTGCAACACAAGTTCCTTGCCGGTCTGGCCGTGGCGGTCATCGGCCTGGGCGGGCTGTTTGCCACGGTGCTGTACATGCATCTGCGCACGGTGCTGGAAGAAGAGGTGCACGCAAAGGCCCGCCTGGTCTTCTCGCAGATCGACGCCATCCAGGGGTTCGTGCGCGAGGCGCTGCGCCCGCGCATGATGGAAACCCACCCCGGCGAATTCATCATCGAGGCCATGTCCTCGTCGTACATCTCGCGTCAGGTCATGGACCGCATGGACAGTGACGGCGCGGGGCACATCTACCGCCGCGTGGCCATGGGCGCGCGCAATCCGTCCTTCGAGGCCACCCCCCACGAACGGGGGCTGATCAGTCACTTCCGCCTGCATCCGGAACAATCGCTGTGGACCGGCTACGACACGGTGGGCGGCAGGCAGTACTATGTCATCGCCCGTCCGGTGGCCTTTTCCGCTCCGTGCATGGTCTGCCACGGCGACCCGGCGGACGCCCCGCCGCAACTGGTGGAAATGTACGGCGACAGGGGCTTCGGGCAGGAACTGGATGGCATCGCCGGGCTGGACTACGTGGGCGTGCCGGTTTCCGATGCGGTGTCGCACCTGCGCCAGTCCATCACCACCTATTTCGCCTTTCTCATCGTGTGCGCGCTGATCTTCTTTTCTTCGGCCAACGTGGTGTTCCGCGTGCTGGTGGTGCGCAACCTGCGCCGCCTGACCGGGGTGTTCCGCCGGACTTTAGGTGAGGGGGGTGAGGGCCCCGATGGAGCAGACGGAGCAGACGGAGCAGACGGAGCAGACGGAGCAGACGGGCCTGATGGAGGGGGCGGGGGTGACAGGCCCGCCGCGCTCATCGCACGGCTGGAGCAGGGCGACGAGATCGAGGAACTGGTGGACGGCATAGAGCAGGTGGCCCACCACCTGGCCGACGCCCGCGCCCGCCTGCAAAGCTACGCCGACAATCTGCGCCAGATGGTGGACGAGCGCACCGCAGAGCTTTCGCGCGAGGCAGGCGAGCGGCGGGCCGACGTGGACCTGTTCGTGAAGCTGTTCGAGGACATGCGCGGCCTGCGCACCCGCGACAAGCTGTGGCGCTACGCGCTGCCGCAGATCGCCCGGCGCTTCGGCGCGCGGCGCATCGCCTACGTGTGCACCTTTGCCTCGCACAATTTCTATGCCTGGCCGGAGCGCGACCAACGGCCCGACCTGCCCGCGCCGCTGGCCGACGTGCTGACCGGCGGGTGCGCCCTGCTGCGCGGTGCCAGCGTCTTCGTGCCGGTGGAGGCGCAGGCAGGCGCCGCCGAAGGGCTGCTGTGCCTGGAATGGGACGACGCCGACGACGCGGCGCGCCAGAACCTGGACGTGCTGGCGGCGCTGGGGCGGCAGCTTGGCACCGTGGCCGAAAACCTGTCGGCCCTGGACCGGCTGGTGCGGCACATGGACGTGCTGCAATCGGTGTTCGAGGGCATCCGCGACCCGCTGGCCCTGGTGGATGGTTCCGGCGCGGTGATCATCGCCAACGAGGGGGCACGGCGGCTGTCGCTGGAGCTTTCCGGCGGGTCCGCGCCCTCCGGCGACCTGCTGGCCGCCCTGCGTGGCGGCGATGGTGAACGCCCGGCCAGTTATGCCGGGGATGGCGGTGGGGCCGGTCGGACCATGGGCGGCACGCCCGTCCCGGCGCAGGGGGCGGAATCGCGCGAGGTGGTGCTGCCCGGCGGGCGCTCGTTCATGGTCAACCTGTACCCGCTGGCGCGCGGGGCCGACGAGCCGGGCCGCGCGGCGGTCTACGTGCGCGAGACCACGCTGGAAAAGCGCATGTTCGCGCAGGTCAGCCAAAGCGAGAAAATGGTCACCGTGGGCAAGCTGGCCGCCGGGCTCGCCCACGAGATCAACAACCCGCTGGGGGTCATCCTGTGCTACGCCGAACTGCTGCGCCGCAATACCGGCGATGCCCAGCAGCAGGCCGACCTTGACGTGATATTGCGGCACACCCGCCAAGCCCAGCGCGTGCTGCGCGACCTTCTGAACTTTGCCCGGCCCAAGGCCGCCGGGGCCGCACCTGCGGACATCGCCCGCGTGGCGCGTTCCGTGGCAGAGGTCTTCGCGGTGCAGGCGGCCAAGAAATTCGCCACGGTGACGGCGGAAACAGAGCCGGATCTGCCCCCGGTGACGGCGGGCGAGCAGGCCCTTGAACAGATTTTCAGCAACCTCGTGCTCAACGCGCTGGACGCGCTGCCCGCCTCGGGCGAGGGCAGGGTGCGCATTCGGGTGCGGCGGGGCGAAAACCCCGGCGAGGTGGTGGCCACCGTGGCCGATTCCGGCACCG
This DNA window, taken from Nitratidesulfovibrio sp., encodes the following:
- a CDS encoding GGDEF domain-containing protein translates to MLRLVQGAALGLGAPLGWQVLRWLFDLTPIHPRYELVLNVYMAVGGVLVFAVFGYHLGRKEQRLERLTLVDPLTSLYNRRYFELMLETEFARHLRDGTDLSLLMLDLDHFKQVNDTWGHQEGDQVLMTLAGILRAGLRAQDVAARVGGEEFAVIVPGVGGAGALAAAERLRIAVRDGIFLVGPGTRIPVRISIGVASTERLAVSGPTELFRLADDALYRAKGLGRDRVEPAWPGGAEDQLGPC
- a CDS encoding isoamylase early set domain-containing protein, translating into MALTKQFLKGRPACKVKFRLEADEVGQATEVYLVGEFNDWDERATPMRRLKDGGFTAEVELETGREYRFRYLLAGGASGWLNDGRADSYEYCPFAGTDNSLVSV
- a CDS encoding helix-turn-helix domain-containing protein yields the protein MAKTTFTLAEAANLLSCHKETLRRAIKDGTLRAARLGRGYRISRSDLEAFWTAQGGGALFGDGESPADMPPAERPAPSKAKKPEGPRQLTLPTS
- a CDS encoding transcriptional repressor, with the protein product MKQAIDVFHEYIARNGLKVTPQRMLIVEVFMSAGGHLTTEELYERVKATDPSVGQATVYRTMKLLCDSGLAKEVHFGDGVARYEQKYGSKHHDHLICEACGENIEVLDDEIERLQEDLARRHGYVLTSHRMYLFGVCGKCRSDGKRRPPRED
- a CDS encoding putative sulfate exporter family transporter yields the protein MATNDNNVVVDHGHSRLSDLWTKEDYWAIWLGFAIIIAGICVYLLNPPAEYGEKIAKANAVMAAEAQRAPFKTLAYYKAQDDKSKVKAMDSPTGKAISAFLKTPGGWSDNPLDSFHVSKEAADAKAAANAEKAVEAKTKADAALAAAVAAETAAADAAFADASLNDGAKAKIAEWRAAAAKAKSAADKAKSKPMNLLTSLPLLMVGMGLFFAIGMKFMGKSVPGFLMGFIGVFAVACLATMMGSQATMKYWGIGTEAWAIIIGMLIANTVGTPKWIKPALEVEYFIKTGLVLLGAEVLFDKIIAIGIPGIFVAWVVTPIVLICTFIFGQRILKMESKTLNVVISADMSVCGTSAAIATAAACRAKKEELTLSIGLSLVFTAIMMIAMPAFIKAVDMPQILGGAWMGGTIDATGAVAAAGAFLGEKALYVAATIKMIQNVLIGVTAFGVAVYWCTRVECREGHSVGVGEIWHRFPKFVLGFLAASIVFSLISGSLGPDMGKALLDQGVLKGLTASARGWFFCLAFTAIGLATNFRELAHYFKGGKPLILYVCGQSFNLVLTLAMAYVMFYIVFPEITAKI
- a CDS encoding DUF3365 domain-containing protein, with protein sequence MYIPKPHTLQHKFLAGLAVAVIGLGGLFATVLYMHLRTVLEEEVHAKARLVFSQIDAIQGFVREALRPRMMETHPGEFIIEAMSSSYISRQVMDRMDSDGAGHIYRRVAMGARNPSFEATPHERGLISHFRLHPEQSLWTGYDTVGGRQYYVIARPVAFSAPCMVCHGDPADAPPQLVEMYGDRGFGQELDGIAGLDYVGVPVSDAVSHLRQSITTYFAFLIVCALIFFSSANVVFRVLVVRNLRRLTGVFRRTLGEGGEGPDGADGADGADGADGADGPDGGGGGDRPAALIARLEQGDEIEELVDGIEQVAHHLADARARLQSYADNLRQMVDERTAELSREAGERRADVDLFVKLFEDMRGLRTRDKLWRYALPQIARRFGARRIAYVCTFASHNFYAWPERDQRPDLPAPLADVLTGGCALLRGASVFVPVEAQAGAAEGLLCLEWDDADDAARQNLDVLAALGRQLGTVAENLSALDRLVRHMDVLQSVFEGIRDPLALVDGSGAVIIANEGARRLSLELSGGSAPSGDLLAALRGGDGERPASYAGDGGGAGRTMGGTPVPAQGAESREVVLPGGRSFMVNLYPLARGADEPGRAAVYVRETTLEKRMFAQVSQSEKMVTVGKLAAGLAHEINNPLGVILCYAELLRRNTGDAQQQADLDVILRHTRQAQRVLRDLLNFARPKAAGAAPADIARVARSVAEVFAVQAAKKFATVTAETEPDLPPVTAGEQALEQIFSNLVLNALDALPASGEGRVRIRVRRGENPGEVVATVADSGTGVPDHLRKDVFDPFFTTKEMGTGLGLAVVYGLVVDAGGSVTAGDSAELCGAEFTVRLPVVGAVCPTPPAAPVPLPARGAAAPSPAPTAEPGPAAGVPADSDAPTREE
- a CDS encoding insulinase family protein; the encoded protein is MQSHGFDLVFERTVHELNSRIRLWRHGATGAQLLSCCNADENKVFGVTFRTPPSDSTGVAHILEHSVLCGSEKYPVKEPFVELLKGSLQTFLNAFTYPDKTCYPVASANLQDFRNLVDVYLDAVFFPRITEEIFRQEGWHIEAEVPEGPFAYKGVVYNEMKGVYSSPESILSEQSQQALFPDITYGLDSGGNPEHIPDLTYEQFANFHATYYHPSNARFFFWGDDPEEDRLACLTAVLARFERIEADSAVPLQPRSDTPRMLEIPYAASEGDDRGMVTMNWLLCETADVERNFAFEMLEHILLGLPGSPLRRALIESGLGEDVAGVGLESDLRQMYFSVGLKGIEPKTASDVEMLIMETLADLAEDGLPADAVEAAVNSVEFALRENNSGRYPVGLSVMVRSLTTWLYDGDPLALLQWEAPLAAIKARIASGERYFEGLIREWLLDNQHVATVLLTPDRTLADRREGAEAAGLEAYRQGLRQCERVALVEETRALRSLQEAPDSLDALATIPGLKLEDLPKENRPIPSEDRQAGAVPVLFHDLDTSGIAYTETLFDLSTVPASLVPLVPLFGRALFEMGTTKRDFVDLGMRIARKTGGMDADTLFATTLGARQPVAQLVVHGKATFDNVPALYDLLSEVLLEAKFDDRERFQRMVLEEKARQEHVLVPSGHGIVMARLRAGYNAAGWLDEATSGVSYLAFLRTLAERLEKDWDGVLADLAALRALVVRRSGCLMNLTANAEGASMVSGPAATLAAALPDAPAASAVAGWHFHGTPAEAEALVMPAQVNYVGKAADLYGLGYTYHGSANVVFKHLRMAFLWDRVRVQGGAYGAFCAFDRASGLLTQVSYRDPNVAATLDVYDATADYLRRVSLSSTELANAIVGAIGDVDRHMLPDAKGSAALYRSLVGDSEAARQQMRDEILSTTNDHFRALAEVMAEAARTGRVAVLGGAALERVAGEKGWRVERVL